CCACTGCGGTTCCGGACGCTCGAAATCGGCGCCGGTACTGCGCCAGTGCGCGCCCTCCCAGACGATCGGCTCACCGCTGCGCGGGCAACTGGTGGCATCGACAGCCCAGCCGCTGCCGGCCGACACCCACACCACATTCGGGTGGTCGTAGGCGATGGAGGTGATCAGCACATCGTCGCAGTTGGCGATCAGGACCGCCTCGGGATGGCGCGCCATACCCGCACGCAGTTTGCGCTCGATCATGTTGATCTCGCCGACCCGGTCCAGCTGATCGCGGCTCAGGTTCAACAGGACGACCGCGGCCGGATTCAGGGCATCGGCCACATGGGGCAGATGCAGTTCGTCGACCTCGATCGCGGCCAGCGGTGCGGTGCGGTCGACGTTGAGCGCGGCGACGATACCGGCGTCCATATTGGCGCCGTCGGCCTGGGTGACCACGCGGCCCAGTTCGGCCAGCGCCGCCGCCGCCATCCGGGTGGTGGTCGATTTGCCGTTGGTTCCGGTGACCAGCACCGTGCGCCGGTCGCGCCCCAGCTGGGTCATGATGTCCGGGGCGATCCGCAGGGCGATCAGCCCGCCGATCATCGACCCCTTACCGCGCCCGGCCTTCTGCGAGGCCCACGACGCCGTTGCCGCCGCCCGCAGCGCCAGCCGTCCGCGCATCGAGATGTCTGCCACCACGCGAGTGTATTGGTGGGGACACACCCGCGCGCGAGCGGCCGATGTGATCTGTGACAGGCGGGCTGCCGCCGGGGCCTGCGCCGGGCGGCGCCATCGCTCGGACCGGCGGCGGGCACGGCGGAGCCGGGTCAGTACAGCATTCGCCCGTAGTTCTCCGGCGAGTAATAGTCCCGCAGCTGTTCCAGTGATTCGGTGGTGTTGCGCTGGACCTCCTTCACCAGGACCGCATGGCTGGGCAGGGGATCTCGCGGCCAGCGCTCGGGACGCCACAACTCACTGCGCAGCAACGCCTTGGCACAGTGGTAGAAGATCTGCTCGACCGCGACCTCGATGGCGAGGATCGGCCGGTGCCCCTTGACCACCATGTCGTCGAAATAGGGCGCATCGCGCAGCAACCGCGCGCGACCGTTGATCCGCAACGTCTCGTTGCGTCCGGGAATGAGGAAGAGCACCCCGACGTGCGGATTCGACAGGATGTTGAAGTATCCGTCGCCCCGGCGGTTGCCCGGCCGCTCCGGGATGGCCAGGGTGAGGTCGTCGATCACGTGCACGAATCCCGCCGGATCACCCTTCGGGGAGGCATCGCAGTTCCCGTCGGCGTCGCTGGTCGCCAGGACGGCGAACGGCGCGGTCGCGATCCACTCTCGGTCGCGCTGGTGCAGTCGCGTCCGTTCCTTCGTCGCGGCGCGGGGCGTCGGCTCACCGAGCAGTTCCCGAAGTTCGGCGGCGCTGGTGATCTCGCTCATCACCCCATTGAACCCGCGATATCCGGCGCTGTCAGTCTGTTCGGTCACACCCGGCGCGCGGCGTGGGCCCGCACATCGACGGCATGCGATGCCGAACTCGTTGCGCGCCGGTGCCGTTCCCGCGGCGCCTACATCGGCACGTCGAACATGTTCGGCTGCCCGGCGGCGTAGCGCGCGCGGTCGGCCTGGCGCAGCGGCTCCAGCTCCGGCGACCGGTACAGCGTGAACAACCGGCAGCGGGCGGCATCGGAACCGGCCACGTCCAGCAGGGCGTTCACCGCGGTCCGGGCCGCCTCGCAGGCCCCCTCCATGGTCGCGAGGTCGATATGGGTGCGCACGTAATCGCCCGCCAGGAAAAGATTTTCGAGACCACCGTGCGCTTCGGGCCGAGCCGCCCACGAGCCCGCGGTATTGATGAGCAGCGGATCGGCATTGGTATTGCGCCCGCGCGCGGCGTCCCAGTCCACACCGGTATCGAGGAACCAGGACACCAGATCCGAATCCCGCAGTGCCGAACGGCCTTCCAGGTGTTTGCCGAGCTGCGCCCAGACCTCCCTGGCGATTTCGTCATGGGTGCATTCGATCGCCGGTTTGCCGTAGAGAATGCCCGGTGTGTTCCAGTCCGAGATATCGACCGACAGGCAGTCCCGGACCGAACCGTCGCCGAGTTCGGAAACCTTGGTGCGGGCCCAGAATTGATTCTGCGCGATGGAGGTCAGCGACCACGGGGAATCGACGTAGGCGGTGTGCCCGCGCGCGATCTCGGTGGGCCGGCGCAGATAGAACTGGATACCACTCATCCAGTTGACGACCAGATCGTTCATCGCCGCCAATTCCGGTCGGACCGCGAGAATTTCCGGCGTCCACAATCCGCGCGCGACCTCGACCGGCACCGCCAGGACGAAATAGTCGGCGTCCACGGACCGGTTTCCGCCCCCGCCACCGGAGATCCGAGCACCGGAGATCCGCCGATCGCGCACCTCGAGCCCGCTCAATTCGGCGGATTCGAACCGCACCCCGAGCCCGCGCAGGTGCGCCACCCACGGATCGATCCACGCCTCGTTGGTGGGGCCGTTCAACAGCCGGTCCAGCGGCCCGTCGTTACCGGTTTCCAGCGGATTGCCCAGGAACTGTTCGCCCATCGAGCCGATCGTGCGGGTGCTGGCGTGATCGTCCTTGGCCGCGACCAGCAGCGTGGTCAGCGTGCGCGACATCAGCATGCGGAATTCCTGGGAGCGGCCCCGGGCACCCACGAAATCGCGCCAGGCCACTTTCTCCCACTGGCCCATGCGCCGGTCGTCACAGCTGGTATTGAAGACCAGCAGCCGATTCGCGAAATACATCGCGTCGGTCATCGGCATCTTCATCGATGTGGAGACCACCGAGGCGACGGTTTGACGGAAATCGTCCGGGCTCGCCCACGGCTTTCCGGCCTTGCCCATCGGCACGATGGTGTCGTCGGCACCGGCACGGGAGAATCGTGCCTCGGCGGCCGGAACGAGATTGTCCCAGACGCCGTTGGCATTACCCGCGAACGGAATTCGCCGCATGGTGTCGGGAAGGTGGTGATAGAAGCCGGGGAAGAAGCGGAATCCGTGCTCGCCCGGCAGGTCGGAGCGGCCGTCGCGGCCGCTGCCCGCCACCGGAATACTGCGCGCCTTACCGCCGAGCGCCCGGCGTTCGTAGAGCGTGACCTCGAATCCGCGTTCGATCAATTCGTGTGCGGCGGTCAGACCGGCGACGCCGCCCCCGAAAATCGCGACCCGCCGACCCGGATCGGCATTCGCACGAATGGGACGCAGCATCGCGCCCGCGGTCAACACGCCCGCGCCGGCCGCCCCGCGAAGTACCGTTCTTCGCGAGACGGCCCCGTATTGTTCTGCCATCTATCGGGACCTCCACACCGCGGGTAACTGTAGGCGGTGCCGGTCGGACCCGGATCGATTGGGGTAACAATTCGGCGGAGTAGGAATTTGCCGAATCAGTACCCCTGCGGCCCCTGGTAGTGGCCCTGCTGTCCGGGATACTGCGTATGCGGCCCCGGGAACGGCGGCTGCGGCACGTGATATCCGAAATCGTCGGCGACCATGGCCGCCAATTCCAGCAACGCCCGCCGGGTGGGCTTGCTGACCAGTTCCAGATCGATCTCCGCTCCCTCGGCGAGGTGGTCGTCGAACGGCACCACCTGCACCGCGCGGGTGCGGTCGAGGAACAGTTTGCGCAGCTGATCCAGATCGACGGTCGAGGCGCCACGACGGGAGGCGTTGACCACCACCACGGTGCGTTCCACCAGCTTGCTGTAGCCGTGGTGCTCGAGCCAGTCCAGCGTGGCCGAGGCGCTGCGGGCGCCGTCGATCGCGGGTGAGGTCACCAGGATCAGCGAACTGGCCATATCCAGGACACCGGCCATGGCCGAATGCATCAGACCGGTACCGCAGTCGGTGAGAATGATGTTGTAGAACTGCTGCAGGATGCCGATCGCGCGGCGGTAGTCGGCCTCGCTGAAGGCCTCCGAGACGGCCGGATCCTGTTCGCTGGCAAGCACTTCCAGCCGACTCGGGGCCTGGGAGGTGTGCGCACGCACATCCGAGTACCGGCTGATGTGCTGATCCTCGAGCAGATTGCGCACCGTCGAACGGGTCTGGCGCGGCACGCGATGGGCCAGGGTGCCGAGGTCGGGGTTGGCGTCGATGGCGATGACGCGATCACCGCGCAGCGAGGCGAAGGTCGACCCCAAACCGACTGTGGTCGTGGTCTTTCCGACGCCGCCCTTCAGCGAGAGGATGGCGATGCGGTAATCGCCGCGCACCGGCTGGTTCACCCGGTCGACGAGTTCGCGGAACACGACATCGGCCGACGATTCGCCGGGGTTGATGGCGCCACCGGACATCTTGTGCACGGCTCGTCGCCAGCCGCTGCGGGGAGACCGCCGAGCGCGCTTGAGCAGGTTCAGGTCGTTGACCGAATGCGCCGACTGGTCGTGCTGGGACATATGTTGCGGCTGGAAGTTCGATTGCTGCGGCTGCTGATAACCCTGCAGCTGCTGCCCGGGACCACCCTGCCCCTGCCAGCCACCTTGCTGCTGCGGCGGCTGCTGCTGATACTGCTGCTGCTGATACTGCGGCTGC
The genomic region above belongs to Nocardia spumae and contains:
- a CDS encoding hydroxysqualene dehydroxylase, with product MAEQYGAVSRRTVLRGAAGAGVLTAGAMLRPIRANADPGRRVAIFGGGVAGLTAAHELIERGFEVTLYERRALGGKARSIPVAGSGRDGRSDLPGEHGFRFFPGFYHHLPDTMRRIPFAGNANGVWDNLVPAAEARFSRAGADDTIVPMGKAGKPWASPDDFRQTVASVVSTSMKMPMTDAMYFANRLLVFNTSCDDRRMGQWEKVAWRDFVGARGRSQEFRMLMSRTLTTLLVAAKDDHASTRTIGSMGEQFLGNPLETGNDGPLDRLLNGPTNEAWIDPWVAHLRGLGVRFESAELSGLEVRDRRISGARISGGGGGNRSVDADYFVLAVPVEVARGLWTPEILAVRPELAAMNDLVVNWMSGIQFYLRRPTEIARGHTAYVDSPWSLTSIAQNQFWARTKVSELGDGSVRDCLSVDISDWNTPGILYGKPAIECTHDEIAREVWAQLGKHLEGRSALRDSDLVSWFLDTGVDWDAARGRNTNADPLLINTAGSWAARPEAHGGLENLFLAGDYVRTHIDLATMEGACEAARTAVNALLDVAGSDAARCRLFTLYRSPELEPLRQADRARYAAGQPNMFDVPM
- a CDS encoding pyridoxamine 5'-phosphate oxidase family protein translates to MSEITSAAELRELLGEPTPRAATKERTRLHQRDREWIATAPFAVLATSDADGNCDASPKGDPAGFVHVIDDLTLAIPERPGNRRGDGYFNILSNPHVGVLFLIPGRNETLRINGRARLLRDAPYFDDMVVKGHRPILAIEVAVEQIFYHCAKALLRSELWRPERWPRDPLPSHAVLVKEVQRNTTESLEQLRDYYSPENYGRMLY
- a CDS encoding nucleotide-binding protein codes for the protein MNDHSGPFTPPGDPSGFAPHDQNGFAHHDPNGFVPQGDPNSFPPPDQNGFAPQGDPGGFAPQDRNGFPPPGDPNGFPPPGDQNGFQPPWAAHGPGPDGFAPPPGYPGEQGFAPPPVQPDQGGFPGDPNQFAPQGPSGEFYQPGPPGGFQPGPGESGDFAPPSGYGEVRQETPYGEIRQEIGSDGMVRRVFDEPHAPPPAPEQPVGDADPAGGQIFSWAPPPVAPPPPQPQYQQQQYQQQPPQQQGGWQGQGGPGQQLQGYQQPQQSNFQPQHMSQHDQSAHSVNDLNLLKRARRSPRSGWRRAVHKMSGGAINPGESSADVVFRELVDRVNQPVRGDYRIAILSLKGGVGKTTTTVGLGSTFASLRGDRVIAIDANPDLGTLAHRVPRQTRSTVRNLLEDQHISRYSDVRAHTSQAPSRLEVLASEQDPAVSEAFSEADYRRAIGILQQFYNIILTDCGTGLMHSAMAGVLDMASSLILVTSPAIDGARSASATLDWLEHHGYSKLVERTVVVVNASRRGASTVDLDQLRKLFLDRTRAVQVVPFDDHLAEGAEIDLELVSKPTRRALLELAAMVADDFGYHVPQPPFPGPHTQYPGQQGHYQGPQGY
- a CDS encoding Mur ligase family protein → MRGRLALRAAATASWASQKAGRGKGSMIGGLIALRIAPDIMTQLGRDRRTVLVTGTNGKSTTTRMAAAALAELGRVVTQADGANMDAGIVAALNVDRTAPLAAIEVDELHLPHVADALNPAAVVLLNLSRDQLDRVGEINMIERKLRAGMARHPEAVLIANCDDVLITSIAYDHPNVVWVSAGSGWAVDATSCPRSGEPIVWEGAHWRSTGADFERPEPQWWVDADYLCGPDGLKLPLRLALPGRANRGNAAQAVAAAVALGAQAETAAQATGTVREIAGRYRTVQVGEHSARLLLAKNPAGWQEALSMIDPAATGLVIAVNGQVPDGEDLSWLWDVRFEHFEGTQVVAAGERATDLGVRLTYAGVDHTTVPNPLRAIASCPPGQVEVLANYTAFRDLNRDLDARG